The segment CGTGCTGGTGACCGATGCGGGGATGCCGAGCGTGTCCGACCCGGGCTACCGGCTGGTCACGGCCGCGGTCGAGCACGACGTACGCGTCACGGCTGTGCCCGGACCCAGCGCCGTGCTGACCGCGCTGGCCGTCAGCGGGCTGCCGGTCGACCGGTTCTGCTTCGAGGGCTTCCTGCCGCGCAAGGCGGGCGAGCGCGGGCGGCGGCTCGCCGCCCTGGCCGCGGAGGAGCGCACGATGGTCTTCTTCGAGGCGCCGCACCGCACCGAGGCGGCGCTGGCGGCGATGGCCGAGGCGCTGGGCGGGGACCGCCCGGCGGCGGTCTGCCGCGAGCTGACGAAGACGTACGAGGAGGTGCGCCGAGGACCGCTGGCCGAGCTGGTCGCGTGGGCGGCCGACGGCGTGCGCGGCGAGGTCACCATCGTCGTCGAGGGCTCGGGCGGAGCCCCGGCCCTCGACACCGACCCCGGCACCCTGCGCGCGGCCGTCGCCGACCTCGAGGCCGCCGGCTCCACCCGCAAGGAGGCGATCGCCGAGGTCGCCAAGCGGGCCGGCCTGCCCAAGCGGGAGGTGTACGACGTTGTCCACCGCTGAGGGCGGAGCCGGGCCGACCCGCAGCCGCGCGGCGACGGAGGAGACGTCGGGCGCCCGGCGCGACCGCGAGCGCCCGCCCGCACCCGAGCCGCTGCCGCACCCCGTCGTCGACAACCACTGCCACCTCGACATCGCCGACGGCGACTGGCTCGACACGGCGGACGCCGTCGCGGCCGCGGCTGCCGTCGGCGTGCCGCGGATCGTGCAGATCGGCTGCGACCTCCCCGGCGCCCGCTGGGCGGTGGCCGCGGCGGCCGAGCACGACGCGCTCGTCGCAGGCGTCGCGCTCCACCCGAACGAGGCGCCCCGCCTCGCCGAGGCCGGTCGCCTCGAGGAGGCGCTCGCGGAGATCGAGCAGCTCGCGCAGGCCCACGACAAGGTGCGGGCCGTCGGCGAGACCGGGCTCGACGCCTTCCGCACCGGCGAGGACGGTCGGGCGGCGCAGGAGGAGAGCTTCCGGCGTCACATAGACCTGGCCAAGCGTCTCGACAAGACGCTCGTCATCCACGACCGAGACGCCCACGACGACGTGCTGCGCATCGTCGACTCCGAGGGAGCGCCCGAGCGCTGGGTGATGCACTGCTTCTCGGGCGACGAGGCCTTCGCCCGTCGCTGCCTCGACCGCGGGGCCTTCCTCAGCTTCGCCGGGACCGTGACCTTCAAGAACGCGCAACCGCTGCGCGACGCGCTCGCCGTCACGCCCCTCGACCGGGTGCTGGTCGAGACCGACGCGCCCTACCTGACGCCCACGCCGTGGCGCGGTCGGCCCAACGCCTCCTACCTCGTGCCGCACACTGTGCGGGCCATGGCAGAGGTGCTGAGGGTCGACCTCGAGGAGCTGTGCCGGGCGATCGACACCAGCACCGAGCGCGCCTTCGGAGGCCCCTGGTAGGTCGGCTGACAGGTAGAACCGTGAGCGGTCACACGCCGGATTTTGCCGTCAGGAGTTTGCGTCATCGCCGGTCATCGTTATCGTCTTGTGATTGTTGGCCGGGATCGGGAGCGAATACCGGCAGCACGAGGACCGGTTCGGGCCGGTCCTGCGAGACCCCCGCTCGCACGTCGTACGGCTCCCGCGACCTGGTCGTGGATGCCGCGCAACGCTCGGCCGGGGGGGTGCTGCCCCCGAGAACCGGAAAGTACGACGTTCGGAGAATCGTGCGCTCTCGTCTCGCGCAGCTCAGCAGGTCCAAGACCGTCCTGGCGACCCTCGTGGCGCTGGTCGTGGCGGCCGTCGGAGGTACGACGGTCGGCTATGCCGCCCTCAGCAAGGACGTGACCCTCACCCTCGACGGGGAGACCCGTCAGGTCAGCGCCATCGGCGGCACCGTCGCTGACGTGCTCGCGGCCGAGGGCATCGAGGTCACCGACAAGGACCTGGTCGCCCCGGCGGTCGACGAGGCCGTCACCGACGGCTCGGCCATCGCCGTGCAGTTCGGGCGACCGCTCGAGCTCGCCGTCGACGGCGAGTCGCACACCTACTGGGTGAACTCGACCAACGTCGCGAGCGCGCTCGGCGAGATCGGGCGCCGCTTCGAGGGCGCCGACCTGTCGGCCAGCCGCGGCTCCTCGATCGGACGCAGCGGGTTGACCCTCGACGTCGTCACGCCGAAGGTCGTCCACCTCAAGCTCGGCGCCAAGCAGCTCAAGAAGCGCAAGATGACCGCACTGACGGTCGCCGACGTGCTCAAGTCGGCCGGCTTCGACGTCGACAGGCACGACAAGGTGCGTCCCTCGCTGACGACCGAGATCGCGGACGGCGACAAGATCGTCGTCACCGACATCCGCGTGGCCACCAAGAAGGTGCAGCGCGAGGTCGTCGACGCCCCCGTCGTCGAGCGCGAGGACTCCTCGATGTTCGAGGGCGAGCAGGAGGTCGTGCGCGCCGGTCGCGACGGCGTCCGCAACGTGACCTACCAGCTCCGCTTCGTCAACGGCGACCTCGCGGCCCGCAAGGTCGTCCGGTCCGACGTGCGCCGCAAGGCCGTGCCCCGCGTCGTCGCGGTCGGCACCAAGGAGAAGCCCGAGGAGCCGGCTGCCGACTTCTCCGGCGGCAGCACCGTGTGGGACTCGCTCGCGCAGTGCGAGTCAGGCGGCAACTGGGCCATCAACACCGGCAACGGCTACTACGGCGGCCTCCAGTTCAACGTCGGCACCTGGCGTGCCTACGGCGGCACGGGCTACCCGCACCAGGCCTCCCGCGAGACCCAGATCGCCGTGGCCACCCGCCTGCGTGACGCCACCGGTGGCTACGGCTCGTGGCCCGGGTGCGCGGCCAAGCTCGGCCTGCCCCGCTGATCGAACGCTGACCACCTAGGCTTCACCCCCATGACCACGAACCCGGCCGGCCCGAGACTCCTCGGGCCGGCCGAGGTGCGTCAGCTGGCCGCCGAGCTCGACCTGCGACCCACCAAGCAGCGCGGGCAGAACTTCGTCATCGACGCCAACACCGTGCGCCGGATCGTCCGCGAGTCCGGCATCACCGGCGACGACGTGGTCGTCGAGGTCGGACCCGGGCTCGGGTCGCTGACCCTCGCGCTGCTCGAGGTCGCCCGTCGGGTCATCGCGATCGAGGTCGACCCGCTCCTGGCCGAGCGGTTGCCCGCCACGATCGCGGCGTACGCCCCGGGGCAGGTCGACCGCTTCGAGGTGGTGCTGGCCGACGCGATGCGCGTGGACTCCGTGCCCGGCCCGCCGCCGACCGCGCTGGTCGCCAACCTGCCCTACAACGTCTCGGTGCCGGTGCTCATCCACCTCCTCACGCTGCTGCCGTCGCTCGAGCGCGGGCTGGTGATGGTGCAGGCGGAGGTCGCCGACCGCCTCGCCGCGCCGCCCGGGTCGAAGACCTACGGCGTGCCGAGCGTGAAGGCCGCGTGGTTCGCCGACGTACGCCGTGCCGGCGCGATCGGTCGCAACGTCTTCTGGCCGGCCCCCAACGTCGACTCCGGTCTCGTCGCCTGGACCCGGCGCGAACCCCCGGACACCACCGCGACCCGCCAGCAGGTCTTCGCGGTCGTCGACGCGGCCTTCGCCCAGCGCCGCAAGCAGGTGCGCGCCGCCCTGCGCGGGCTGGCCGGCTCGGCGGAGACGGCGACCGCCGCGCTCGAGGCCGCAGGCGTCGACCCGACGGCCCGCGGCGAGGTGCTCGA is part of the Nocardioides cavernae genome and harbors:
- the rsmI gene encoding 16S rRNA (cytidine(1402)-2'-O)-methyltransferase — encoded protein: MTGVLVLAGTPIGQAGDAPPRLAAELSGADVVAAEDTRRLKRLCADLGITLSGRVVSYFEGNEQARTPVLLEALLAGERVVLVTDAGMPSVSDPGYRLVTAAVEHDVRVTAVPGPSAVLTALAVSGLPVDRFCFEGFLPRKAGERGRRLAALAAEERTMVFFEAPHRTEAALAAMAEALGGDRPAAVCRELTKTYEEVRRGPLAELVAWAADGVRGEVTIVVEGSGGAPALDTDPGTLRAAVADLEAAGSTRKEAIAEVAKRAGLPKREVYDVVHR
- a CDS encoding TatD family hydrolase translates to MSTAEGGAGPTRSRAATEETSGARRDRERPPAPEPLPHPVVDNHCHLDIADGDWLDTADAVAAAAAVGVPRIVQIGCDLPGARWAVAAAAEHDALVAGVALHPNEAPRLAEAGRLEEALAEIEQLAQAHDKVRAVGETGLDAFRTGEDGRAAQEESFRRHIDLAKRLDKTLVIHDRDAHDDVLRIVDSEGAPERWVMHCFSGDEAFARRCLDRGAFLSFAGTVTFKNAQPLRDALAVTPLDRVLVETDAPYLTPTPWRGRPNASYLVPHTVRAMAEVLRVDLEELCRAIDTSTERAFGGPW
- a CDS encoding transglycosylase family protein; the encoded protein is MRSRLAQLSRSKTVLATLVALVVAAVGGTTVGYAALSKDVTLTLDGETRQVSAIGGTVADVLAAEGIEVTDKDLVAPAVDEAVTDGSAIAVQFGRPLELAVDGESHTYWVNSTNVASALGEIGRRFEGADLSASRGSSIGRSGLTLDVVTPKVVHLKLGAKQLKKRKMTALTVADVLKSAGFDVDRHDKVRPSLTTEIADGDKIVVTDIRVATKKVQREVVDAPVVEREDSSMFEGEQEVVRAGRDGVRNVTYQLRFVNGDLAARKVVRSDVRRKAVPRVVAVGTKEKPEEPAADFSGGSTVWDSLAQCESGGNWAINTGNGYYGGLQFNVGTWRAYGGTGYPHQASRETQIAVATRLRDATGGYGSWPGCAAKLGLPR
- the rsmA gene encoding 16S rRNA (adenine(1518)-N(6)/adenine(1519)-N(6))-dimethyltransferase RsmA, yielding MTTNPAGPRLLGPAEVRQLAAELDLRPTKQRGQNFVIDANTVRRIVRESGITGDDVVVEVGPGLGSLTLALLEVARRVIAIEVDPLLAERLPATIAAYAPGQVDRFEVVLADAMRVDSVPGPPPTALVANLPYNVSVPVLIHLLTLLPSLERGLVMVQAEVADRLAAPPGSKTYGVPSVKAAWFADVRRAGAIGRNVFWPAPNVDSGLVAWTRREPPDTTATRQQVFAVVDAAFAQRRKQVRAALRGLAGSAETATAALEAAGVDPTARGEVLDVHDFSRIAEGLAATRAAAPDQGAE